A stretch of Streptomyces vietnamensis DNA encodes these proteins:
- a CDS encoding DUF5955 family protein, translating into MLRSVGQRRVTGEGMDPRVAELRSAVSRLRRELAALRVDFADRGIAEDELAALDAMALSGDPEVRRLRRSLLLVAGCVGSVSALAEALAGVRRAVELFGPPQPGQ; encoded by the coding sequence ATGTTGCGAAGCGTGGGGCAGAGGCGAGTGACCGGCGAGGGCATGGACCCCAGGGTGGCCGAACTGCGGTCCGCCGTCTCCCGGCTCCGGCGCGAACTGGCCGCGCTCCGGGTCGATTTCGCCGACCGCGGCATCGCCGAGGACGAGCTCGCCGCCCTCGACGCCATGGCGCTCAGCGGCGACCCCGAGGTGCGGCGGCTGCGCCGCTCGCTGCTGCTCGTCGCGGGCTGCGTCGGCTCCGTCAGCGCCCTCGCCGAGGCGCTCGCCGGGGTCCGGCGCGCGGTCGAGCTCTTCGGTCCCCCGCAGCCCGGGCAGTAG
- a CDS encoding sensor histidine kinase: MDPRSLTPVLRALRLCLHLLMAGLLVLAAVRADSTAGTVMAVAMGAVYAAGSYLPSVRGSQRAAAVWLAVLGASWLVLLWLTPEALWLAFPLYFLQLHLLPVRWSLPTVVLTAGAAILSYVGHGAPLNPGVFIGPLLGAAVAVATVLGYEALYRESERRRRLIEELIETRAELAAAERHAGTLAERERLAREIHDTLAQGLSSIQLLLRAAERQLPPDSPAAGHIGRAREAAQDNLAEARRFVRALTPPDLEHGSLAGALERLCEPGGAPGPRVRFSVSGTPVELPTPYEVALLRIAQSALANTVRHAAASRAEITLSFMDASVTLDVVDDGLGFDPASVRPSSDGGFGLPAMRSRAESLGGTFTVEAAPGQGTAVAVSLPLPAGA; encoded by the coding sequence ATGGATCCCCGCTCCCTCACCCCCGTTCTCCGCGCCCTGCGCCTCTGCCTGCACCTCCTCATGGCGGGCCTGCTCGTCCTGGCGGCGGTACGGGCGGACTCGACCGCCGGGACGGTGATGGCGGTGGCCATGGGCGCGGTCTACGCGGCGGGCTCGTACCTGCCGTCCGTGCGGGGCTCGCAGCGGGCCGCCGCGGTGTGGCTGGCGGTCCTCGGAGCGTCCTGGCTCGTGCTGCTCTGGCTCACGCCGGAGGCGCTCTGGCTTGCCTTCCCGCTGTACTTCCTCCAGCTGCACCTGCTGCCGGTGCGCTGGTCGCTGCCGACCGTGGTGCTGACGGCGGGCGCGGCGATCCTCTCGTACGTGGGGCACGGCGCCCCGCTCAATCCGGGGGTCTTCATCGGGCCGCTGCTCGGTGCGGCGGTCGCGGTGGCGACGGTCCTCGGCTACGAGGCCCTGTACCGGGAGAGCGAGCGGCGGCGCCGGCTCATCGAGGAGCTGATCGAGACGCGGGCGGAGCTGGCGGCGGCGGAGCGGCACGCGGGGACGCTCGCCGAGCGGGAGCGGCTCGCGCGGGAGATCCACGACACGCTCGCGCAGGGCCTGTCGTCGATCCAGCTGCTGCTGCGGGCGGCCGAGCGGCAGCTTCCGCCGGACTCCCCCGCCGCGGGCCACATCGGCCGGGCGCGCGAGGCGGCGCAGGACAACCTGGCGGAGGCCCGGCGCTTCGTCCGGGCGCTCACGCCGCCGGACCTGGAGCACGGCTCCCTCGCGGGGGCCCTGGAGCGCCTGTGCGAGCCGGGCGGAGCGCCGGGGCCCCGGGTCCGCTTCTCGGTGAGCGGCACGCCGGTGGAGCTGCCGACCCCGTACGAGGTGGCGCTGCTGCGGATCGCGCAGTCGGCGCTCGCGAACACGGTGCGGCACGCGGCGGCCTCGCGGGCCGAGATCACCCTCTCCTTCATGGACGCGTCGGTGACCCTGGACGTGGTCGACGACGGCCTGGGCTTCGACCCCGCTTCCGTACGCCCCTCGTCCGACGGCGGTTTCGGGCTTCCGGCGATGCGCTCGCGGGCGGAGTCGCTGGGCGGCACGTTCACCGTCGAGGCGGCGCCCGGCCAGGGCACCGCCGTCGCCGTCTCCCTTCCCCTCCCCGCTGGAGCCTGA
- a CDS encoding DUF7144 family membrane protein — translation MNATHTAPASSAKYAWAGGLRMFAAVMLFLAGLLGIFRGIMAIAEDEVFVTTRNYVFQFDLTGWGWVHLGLGIVAVLVSFGLFAAAAWARYTGIGIAALVIIANFLSLPYYPWWSVIVIVMSGFIIWALCVDRGEDVVGRPTDGRLP, via the coding sequence ATGAACGCCACGCACACCGCTCCCGCGTCATCGGCGAAGTACGCCTGGGCCGGAGGCCTGCGGATGTTCGCCGCCGTCATGCTCTTCCTCGCGGGACTGCTCGGCATCTTCCGCGGGATCATGGCCATCGCCGAGGACGAGGTCTTCGTCACCACGCGCAACTACGTCTTCCAGTTCGACCTCACCGGTTGGGGCTGGGTCCATCTGGGCCTGGGCATCGTCGCCGTGCTGGTCAGCTTCGGACTCTTCGCGGCGGCAGCCTGGGCGCGGTACACCGGCATCGGCATCGCCGCGCTCGTGATCATCGCCAACTTCCTGTCGCTGCCGTACTACCCGTGGTGGTCCGTCATCGTGATCGTGATGTCCGGGTTCATCATCTGGGCCCTGTGCGTCGACCGGGGCGAGGACGTCGTCGGTCGTCCCACCGACGGGAGGCTGCCGTGA
- a CDS encoding amphi-Trp domain-containing protein, producing the protein MKDLKFEQKSSLTRTEAADQLEALADALRAGEEAEVPLGTGVLSLRVPEELRSEVEFEVDDGEIELEIELKWRTGSGSRDTAAPEGKADEAEAPEPEPEQKIRPEPKTRPGTKRAEAKKTEAGKKAEAGSASPAPAARRRKATSPAKSRRTAAKAA; encoded by the coding sequence GTGAAGGACCTCAAGTTCGAGCAGAAGAGCTCCCTGACCCGTACCGAGGCCGCCGACCAGCTGGAGGCGCTCGCCGACGCGCTCAGGGCGGGTGAGGAGGCCGAGGTTCCGCTGGGCACCGGCGTACTGAGCCTGCGGGTCCCGGAAGAACTCCGCAGCGAGGTGGAGTTCGAGGTCGACGACGGCGAGATCGAGCTGGAGATCGAGCTGAAGTGGCGGACGGGCTCCGGCTCGCGCGACACGGCCGCCCCCGAGGGGAAGGCCGACGAGGCGGAGGCGCCCGAACCGGAGCCCGAGCAGAAGATCAGACCCGAGCCGAAGACCAGGCCCGGGACGAAGAGGGCCGAGGCGAAGAAGACCGAGGCGGGGAAGAAGGCCGAGGCCGGGAGCGCGTCGCCCGCACCCGCCGCCCGGAGACGGAAGGCCACGTCACCGGCCAAGTCCAGGCGCACCGCCGCGAAGGCCGCGTGA
- a CDS encoding nucleotidyltransferase family protein: MTTTRDRTPVVAGLLLAAGGGRRLGGRPKALLPHRGRPLVEHAVGVLRAAGCEVVHVVLGASAEVVRERAELPGCVLVDNPEWAEGMGASLRVGLGSLAADPRGVDAALVFLVDQPGIGAEAVARVRAAYGSRDSLVAASYEGKRGHPVLFGADRWAGIAEGAVGDRGARDYLAAHRDAITLVDCSDVAEPYDIDTEADLSHLE, encoded by the coding sequence ATGACAACGACACGTGATCGAACCCCCGTCGTCGCCGGACTGCTGCTCGCCGCCGGGGGTGGGAGGCGGCTCGGGGGGCGGCCCAAGGCCTTGCTCCCGCATCGGGGGCGGCCGCTGGTCGAGCATGCCGTGGGGGTGTTGCGCGCGGCCGGGTGCGAGGTGGTGCACGTGGTGCTCGGGGCGTCGGCCGAGGTCGTACGGGAGCGGGCGGAGCTGCCCGGGTGCGTACTCGTGGACAACCCGGAGTGGGCGGAGGGAATGGGGGCCTCGCTGCGGGTCGGGCTCGGTTCGCTGGCCGCCGATCCGCGGGGCGTGGACGCGGCGCTCGTGTTCCTGGTCGATCAGCCGGGGATCGGGGCGGAGGCCGTGGCCCGGGTCCGGGCGGCGTACGGCTCACGGGATTCGCTGGTGGCGGCCTCGTACGAGGGGAAGCGGGGCCATCCGGTGCTGTTCGGCGCGGACCGCTGGGCGGGGATCGCCGAGGGGGCGGTGGGTGACCGGGGCGCGCGGGACTATCTGGCGGCGCACCGGGATGCGATCACGCTGGTGGACTGTTCGGATGTGGCCGAGCCCTACGACATCGACACGGAGGCGGATCTGTCGCACCTGGAGTGA
- a CDS encoding response regulator — protein sequence MTIRLLLADDHPVVRAGLRAVLDTEPDFAVVAEAATAERAVELAAAGDVDVVLMDLQFGAGMHGSEATAAITAVPGGPKVLVLTTYDTDADILAAVEAGASGYLLKDAPPEELAAAVRTAAAGQSALAPAVAHRLMDRMRTPAEALTKRELEVLQLVGEGLSNQQISKALFLSQATVKSHLVHIFAKLGVDSRTAAVAAATARRLIRR from the coding sequence ATGACCATCCGACTCCTCCTCGCCGACGACCACCCGGTGGTACGGGCGGGCCTGCGCGCGGTCCTCGACACCGAGCCGGACTTCGCGGTGGTCGCGGAGGCGGCCACGGCCGAGCGCGCGGTGGAGCTGGCCGCCGCCGGCGATGTGGACGTGGTCCTGATGGACCTGCAGTTCGGTGCCGGGATGCACGGCTCGGAGGCGACGGCGGCGATCACGGCGGTCCCGGGCGGGCCGAAGGTGCTGGTCCTGACGACGTACGACACGGACGCGGACATCCTGGCGGCGGTGGAGGCGGGCGCCTCCGGCTACCTCCTGAAGGACGCGCCGCCGGAGGAGCTGGCGGCGGCGGTCCGGACGGCGGCGGCCGGGCAGTCGGCCCTCGCACCGGCGGTGGCGCACCGGCTGATGGACCGGATGCGGACCCCGGCGGAGGCCCTGACCAAGCGGGAGCTGGAGGTCCTCCAGCTGGTGGGCGAGGGCCTGTCGAACCAGCAGATCAGCAAGGCCCTTTTCCTGAGCCAGGCGACCGTGAAGTCCCACCTGGTGCACATCTTCGCGAAGCTGGGCGTGGACTCGCGCACGGCGGCGGTGGCGGCGGCGACGGCGCGCCGGCTGATCAGACGGTGA
- a CDS encoding MFS transporter produces MKKWRALIVLGTAQFLMVLDTAVMNVSISQLVEDFDTEVTAIQAVITLYALVMAAFMIIGGRIGDILGRRRVFLIGMTVYGVGSALTAVAPRLWVLALGWSVIEGLGAALVLPSMAALVAESYRGRDRSVAYGVVGGLAGAGIAVGPLLGGWVTTYLTWRLVFAGEVVVVLAVLLLRRAVPETPRPSRRPGLDVVGAVLSAAGLGLGVLGVLQSSSWGWVEPRNPPFTVFGFAPTLFVVGAGVVVLFLFRVWEERREAAGADPLVHLALFHKPPLRSGLMTLLSQNLILLGLFFTIPLYLQVVQGLDAFETGLRLLPVSVTMLAASLGAAKLGRRLGPKRIVRMALVLLLAAIAWLLGTIDPVIDDSQFFAAMALLGLGMGLLASQLGNVVQSSVGERERSEVGGLQFTAQNLGSALGTALIGSLLIGALAQAFTTRVEDDPRLSDEARLQTSVALEAGISFVPTDQVRAAAEDAGLPPQEVDAVTDSYASAQLAGLKAAILATGGITLASFLVTRGLPGAGGATGAEGATGANGVAGTGGDTGTGGAAADGPAGAGRRRDTEGPAPSEPGSEGP; encoded by the coding sequence GTGAAGAAGTGGCGCGCTCTGATCGTGCTGGGGACGGCCCAGTTCCTGATGGTGCTCGACACCGCCGTCATGAACGTCTCCATCAGCCAGCTGGTCGAGGACTTCGACACCGAGGTGACCGCCATCCAGGCCGTCATCACCCTGTACGCCCTGGTCATGGCCGCCTTCATGATCATCGGAGGCAGGATCGGGGACATCCTGGGCCGTCGCCGCGTCTTCCTGATCGGCATGACCGTCTACGGCGTCGGATCGGCCCTGACCGCCGTGGCGCCCCGTCTGTGGGTCCTGGCCCTGGGATGGTCGGTCATCGAGGGGCTCGGCGCCGCCCTGGTGCTGCCGTCCATGGCGGCCCTCGTCGCCGAGTCCTACCGGGGCCGCGACCGCTCTGTCGCGTACGGCGTCGTCGGGGGCCTGGCCGGTGCCGGCATCGCGGTCGGCCCGCTGCTCGGCGGCTGGGTGACGACGTACCTCACCTGGCGCCTGGTCTTCGCGGGCGAGGTCGTGGTGGTGCTGGCCGTGCTGCTCCTGCGGCGGGCGGTCCCGGAGACGCCCCGGCCGAGCCGGCGCCCCGGTCTGGACGTCGTCGGTGCCGTGCTGTCGGCGGCCGGTCTGGGCCTCGGCGTGCTCGGCGTGCTGCAGAGCAGCAGCTGGGGATGGGTGGAGCCGCGCAACCCGCCCTTCACCGTCTTCGGCTTCGCCCCCACGCTGTTCGTGGTCGGGGCCGGTGTGGTGGTCCTCTTCCTCTTCCGGGTCTGGGAGGAGCGGCGGGAGGCCGCCGGCGCCGACCCCCTGGTCCATCTGGCCCTGTTCCACAAGCCCCCGCTGCGCTCGGGGCTGATGACCCTGCTGAGCCAGAACCTCATCCTGCTGGGGCTGTTCTTCACCATCCCGCTCTATCTGCAGGTGGTGCAGGGGCTCGACGCCTTCGAGACGGGACTGCGGCTGCTGCCGGTCTCCGTCACCATGCTCGCGGCCTCCCTTGGCGCGGCGAAGCTCGGACGCAGGCTGGGACCGAAGCGGATCGTACGGATGGCCCTGGTGCTGCTCCTCGCCGCCATCGCCTGGCTCCTCGGCACCATCGACCCGGTCATCGACGACAGCCAGTTCTTCGCGGCCATGGCGCTCCTCGGCCTGGGCATGGGGCTGCTCGCCTCGCAGCTCGGCAACGTCGTCCAGTCCAGCGTCGGGGAGCGGGAGCGCAGCGAGGTCGGCGGTCTGCAGTTCACCGCCCAGAACCTGGGGTCCGCGCTGGGCACGGCCCTCATCGGGTCCCTGCTGATCGGGGCCCTGGCCCAGGCCTTCACCACCCGGGTGGAGGACGACCCGAGGCTTTCGGACGAGGCGCGCCTGCAGACGAGCGTCGCACTGGAGGCCGGGATCAGCTTCGTCCCCACCGACCAGGTCCGTGCGGCGGCGGAGGACGCGGGACTTCCGCCCCAGGAGGTGGACGCCGTCACCGACTCGTACGCCTCGGCCCAGCTGGCCGGCCTCAAGGCGGCCATCCTCGCGACCGGGGGCATCACCCTGGCGAGCTTCCTGGTGACGCGCGGCCTCCCCGGTGCGGGCGGGGCCACCGGTGCGGAAGGGGCCACGGGCGCAAATGGGGTCGCTGGTACGGGTGGGGACACCGGTACGGGCGGGGCCGCGGCGGACGGCCCCGCGGGTGCGGGCCGCCGCCGCGACACCGAAGGTCCCGCGCCGTCGGAGCCCGGTTCCGAGGGCCCCTGA
- a CDS encoding SHOCT domain-containing protein has product MDAQMYLAYDYPLLSMFWTMLWFFLWILWFILLFRIIGDIFRDDALGGWGKAGWMAFVILLPFLGVLVYVIARGKSMGRREIDHAREKQQAFDAYVRETAGGGSRPSRAEELHRLADLRTRGDISEEEFQRAKALVLNDDRPSTPAGTTTAPQ; this is encoded by the coding sequence ATGGACGCACAGATGTACCTCGCCTACGACTATCCGCTGCTGAGCATGTTCTGGACCATGCTGTGGTTCTTCCTGTGGATCCTGTGGTTCATCCTGCTCTTCCGGATCATCGGTGACATCTTCCGCGACGACGCCCTGGGCGGCTGGGGCAAGGCCGGCTGGATGGCGTTCGTCATCCTGCTGCCGTTCCTCGGCGTGCTCGTCTACGTGATCGCCCGCGGCAAGAGCATGGGCCGCCGCGAGATCGACCACGCCCGCGAGAAGCAGCAGGCCTTCGACGCCTACGTCCGCGAGACCGCCGGCGGCGGCAGCAGGCCCAGCCGGGCCGAGGAACTCCACCGGCTCGCCGACCTCCGCACCCGGGGCGACATCAGCGAGGAGGAGTTCCAGCGGGCCAAGGCCCTCGTCCTGAACGACGACCGTCCGTCCACCCCCGCCGGCACCACCACGGCCCCTCAGTGA
- a CDS encoding LuxR C-terminal-related transcriptional regulator, with the protein MDVEATGDELPRGAPVPGGPDPLGDPYLRTRFALPSRPGTFLRRDRLVEHLEQALLTPLTVVNGSAGAGKTLLVADWAANLGRPVAWLALDAAVEGPGMFWAHLLQSLNAAGVPAPTAVGFPADATRVPHTLLSRLAWALAGRDRPVTVVIDEFERMTDPEVGRQLEFVLRHARPGLRLVLVSRTEPLLPLHRYRLAGEMTEIRDAELAFTTEEAVDLLELHGLSLSVPVARALVERTRGWAAGLRLSALAARSTPDPERYLKEFEAGRSTIADFLLAEVLERQTPETQDLLLRISVLDRFCPELADELTRRRDAATILAALHRANAFVEDFGQGWYRLHPLFREILRAHLRQRAPGLEQELHRRAAHWLRRFGTLPEMLAHGAAAQDWTYMARALVEDLAIGQLFTGLGSVEPADWFAGMEGEAPDPSLNLVRAACELSRPALDGGLAHLRRAAEQLAADDRGSPAALLSCALLEALAGRLAGSAHQAERATRAARRLMPQLPSRLLDGHPELTALLLTHVGSARLWAGHRDEARAALTAVTRGPRTASTVLPRMEALEHLALVEHLDGRPSAAERKVFAMTAEAERYGLAQPSGSGLGQLVLAAVALDRDEADRAEALLARTSDQPPPDPVTAAVRRAVTAGVLLARGRTREALAVAARPVPAAEASPWAQGRAALAASEAHLAEGRPDAAVEVLRQVVGELPECTVGAARAHLAAGDPGTALRLLDGLAAHGSAGPGVLVPAALVRAQAAALEGDTATARRMVAQALAEGRREELRRAFRAAGPWIAPFLAEPPLRASAAGWLVPESESYGGTERDGRGTGPGAPVEQLSGREREVLERLARAMSTEDIAADLFVSVNTVKTHLKSAYRKLSVHRRNDAVRRARELRLL; encoded by the coding sequence GTGGACGTGGAGGCCACGGGTGACGAGTTGCCGCGGGGCGCCCCGGTTCCCGGCGGTCCCGACCCGCTGGGAGACCCGTATCTGCGGACACGATTCGCCCTGCCGAGCCGCCCCGGCACGTTCCTGCGCCGTGACCGGCTGGTCGAGCACCTCGAACAGGCCCTGCTGACCCCGCTGACCGTGGTCAACGGCAGTGCGGGGGCCGGCAAGACCCTCCTGGTCGCCGACTGGGCCGCGAACCTGGGGCGGCCGGTCGCCTGGCTCGCCCTCGATGCGGCGGTCGAGGGTCCGGGGATGTTCTGGGCCCATCTGCTCCAGTCCCTGAACGCCGCCGGTGTACCGGCGCCCACCGCCGTCGGCTTCCCCGCCGACGCGACGCGGGTCCCCCACACGCTCCTGAGCCGACTCGCCTGGGCACTCGCCGGGCGCGACCGGCCCGTCACCGTGGTCATCGACGAGTTCGAGCGGATGACCGACCCCGAGGTCGGGCGGCAGCTGGAGTTCGTCCTGCGGCACGCGAGGCCGGGACTGCGCCTCGTCCTCGTCAGCCGTACCGAACCCCTCCTCCCGCTCCACCGCTACCGCCTCGCCGGTGAGATGACCGAGATCCGGGACGCCGAGCTGGCCTTCACCACCGAGGAGGCGGTCGACCTCCTCGAACTGCACGGGCTGTCACTGTCCGTCCCGGTGGCACGGGCGCTGGTGGAGCGCACCCGGGGATGGGCGGCCGGCCTCCGGCTGAGCGCCCTGGCCGCGCGGTCGACCCCGGATCCCGAGCGCTATCTGAAGGAGTTCGAGGCGGGGCGCAGCACGATCGCCGACTTCCTGCTGGCCGAGGTGCTGGAACGGCAGACACCGGAGACGCAGGACCTGCTGCTGCGGATCAGCGTGCTGGACCGCTTCTGCCCCGAGCTGGCGGACGAGCTGACCCGGCGGCGCGACGCCGCGACGATCCTGGCCGCGCTGCACCGCGCCAACGCCTTCGTCGAGGACTTCGGGCAGGGCTGGTACCGGCTCCACCCGTTGTTCCGGGAGATCCTCCGGGCCCATCTGCGCCAACGCGCCCCCGGCCTCGAGCAGGAGCTGCACCGGCGCGCCGCGCACTGGCTGCGGCGCTTCGGCACGCTCCCCGAGATGCTGGCGCACGGCGCCGCCGCCCAGGACTGGACGTACATGGCCCGGGCCCTGGTCGAGGACCTGGCGATCGGACAGCTCTTCACCGGCCTCGGCTCCGTGGAGCCGGCGGACTGGTTCGCCGGGATGGAGGGAGAGGCGCCCGACCCGTCCCTGAACCTCGTCCGCGCCGCGTGCGAGCTGTCCCGCCCGGCTCTCGACGGCGGCCTGGCGCACCTGCGCCGCGCGGCGGAACAACTGGCGGCCGACGACCGCGGCTCCCCGGCGGCCCTGCTGAGCTGCGCCCTGCTCGAGGCGCTCGCCGGACGGCTGGCCGGCTCGGCGCACCAGGCCGAGCGCGCCACCCGGGCGGCCCGACGGCTGATGCCGCAGCTGCCCTCCCGGCTGCTGGACGGGCACCCGGAACTCACCGCCCTCCTGCTGACCCACGTGGGCTCCGCGCGGCTGTGGGCCGGACACCGCGACGAGGCCCGGGCCGCCCTCACCGCGGTGACCCGCGGTCCCCGTACGGCGTCCACGGTCCTCCCGCGGATGGAGGCGCTGGAACACCTGGCGCTCGTCGAGCACCTCGACGGCCGGCCGAGCGCGGCGGAACGCAAGGTCTTCGCGATGACGGCCGAGGCCGAGCGGTACGGCCTCGCCCAGCCGTCGGGTTCCGGGCTCGGACAGCTGGTGCTCGCCGCGGTCGCCCTCGACCGGGACGAGGCGGACCGTGCCGAGGCCCTCCTCGCCCGGACGTCCGACCAGCCGCCGCCGGACCCGGTGACGGCCGCCGTCAGGCGGGCCGTGACGGCCGGCGTGCTCCTGGCCCGGGGCCGTACGCGGGAGGCGCTGGCCGTCGCGGCCCGGCCCGTCCCCGCCGCCGAGGCATCGCCCTGGGCGCAGGGCCGTGCCGCCCTGGCCGCTTCGGAAGCCCATCTGGCCGAGGGCCGCCCGGACGCGGCCGTCGAAGTCCTCCGCCAGGTCGTCGGCGAGCTGCCGGAGTGCACCGTCGGCGCGGCGCGGGCCCACCTCGCCGCCGGCGACCCCGGCACGGCCCTCCGCCTGCTCGACGGCCTCGCGGCCCACGGGAGCGCCGGCCCGGGGGTGCTCGTACCGGCCGCGTTGGTACGGGCACAGGCGGCGGCGCTGGAGGGGGACACCGCCACCGCCCGCAGGATGGTCGCCCAGGCCCTCGCCGAGGGGCGCCGCGAGGAGCTCAGGCGCGCCTTCCGGGCCGCCGGACCCTGGATCGCTCCCTTCCTGGCCGAGCCCCCGCTGCGGGCGTCGGCCGCCGGATGGCTCGTACCCGAATCCGAGTCGTACGGCGGGACGGAGCGGGACGGACGCGGAACCGGGCCGGGCGCGCCGGTGGAGCAGCTCAGCGGACGGGAGCGGGAGGTCCTGGAGCGGCTCGCCCGGGCGATGTCGACCGAGGACATCGCCGCCGACCTGTTCGTGTCCGTGAACACGGTGAAGACCCACCTCAAGAGCGCCTACCGGAAGCTGTCGGTGCACCGGCGCAACGACGCCGTCCGCCGTGCCCGCGAGCTGCGGCTGCTGTGA